One region of Ornithinibacter aureus genomic DNA includes:
- a CDS encoding electron transfer flavoprotein subunit alpha/FixB family protein, whose translation MSVLVLIEVEGGSASLVSREALTFARDLGAGDLHAVVVGTPAPGVVADCAEAGVVAIHTAQDPALERGYAAAAWAAVVEAAGRAARADLVVAPGTGRGNEVLAHVAARRNLRMAANVVSVESLSPLVVQRQVVGGAALERATVDSRVRLMTMAGHAVEPVAAPSPGAATVTPLAITVDPKDLRAQVVRTEARETGDATGLTAARVVVGGGRGAGGPEGFGGVEALANRLGGAVGVSRVVTSLGWRPHHEQVGQTGSRIAPDLYIACGISGAIQHWAGCASSKTIIAVNTDPDAPMVTKANYAVIGDMHEVLPAVLDELA comes from the coding sequence ATGAGTGTTCTCGTGCTGATCGAGGTCGAGGGAGGGTCCGCGTCACTGGTGTCACGCGAGGCGCTGACCTTCGCCCGTGACCTGGGTGCCGGCGACCTGCACGCCGTCGTCGTCGGCACACCCGCACCGGGTGTCGTCGCCGACTGCGCCGAGGCCGGTGTCGTCGCGATCCACACGGCGCAGGACCCGGCACTCGAGCGGGGATACGCCGCAGCCGCGTGGGCCGCCGTCGTCGAGGCAGCCGGCCGAGCAGCCCGGGCCGACCTCGTCGTGGCCCCGGGTACGGGCCGCGGCAACGAGGTGCTGGCGCACGTCGCGGCCCGCCGCAACCTGCGCATGGCCGCGAACGTCGTCTCCGTCGAGTCGCTGAGCCCGCTCGTGGTCCAGCGGCAGGTCGTCGGCGGCGCCGCCCTCGAACGGGCGACCGTCGACAGCCGGGTCCGCCTGATGACGATGGCCGGTCATGCGGTCGAGCCGGTGGCAGCCCCCTCCCCCGGCGCTGCGACGGTCACTCCCCTCGCGATCACCGTCGACCCCAAGGACCTGCGCGCCCAGGTGGTGCGCACCGAGGCCCGTGAGACCGGCGACGCCACCGGCCTCACCGCCGCGCGGGTCGTCGTCGGCGGCGGGCGTGGGGCCGGTGGGCCCGAGGGTTTCGGCGGGGTCGAGGCCTTGGCCAACCGCCTCGGCGGCGCGGTCGGCGTCTCGCGGGTCGTCACGTCCTTGGGCTGGCGCCCGCACCACGAGCAGGTCGGCCAGACCGGTTCGCGGATCGCGCCGGACCTCTACATCGCGTGCGGCATCTCGGGCGCCATCCAGCACTGGGCCGGCTGCGCGTCGAGCAAGACGATCATCGCCGTCAACACCGACCCCGACGCCCCGATGGTCACCAAGGCGAACTACGCCGTCATCGGTGACATGCACGAGGTGCTGCCCGCGGTGCTCGACGAGCTCGCCTGA
- a CDS encoding IS1182 family transposase: MQGEADRQRDLLDVESLAGHLLPAGSVFAFLAEHRDALFPPELFTDLFPSGRGRPSIPPEVIASVLVLQSLHGYSDREAVDALTFDLRWKAACGYAVDASGFHPSTLTYWRKQLAASERPQRIFEVVREVITATGVLAGKTRRALDSTVLDDAVARQDTVTQLIASIRRVTREVDGAPTLVSAHCTRLAVVTGQDYTATGKPRIAWDDHDAREDLVTALVNDAAALLGALDTDAIEAAGGKPAEAIALLALVAGQDVEPAQGSDGTDGRWRIARKTAPDRVISTVDPDARHAHKTRQRRQDGFKAHVVIEPDTGLMTKVALTKTNGSQNSDAAVGADLVTTDPTLADATDVQVLGDSAYASGPMLATLAGRNWEPVVKPWPSRPAVEDGFTLDDFTHDSAAATLTCPAGITRRVSTKGTATFGAACSSCPLRARCTTAATGRKVSLGEHHQLQREHRARAEHPDFQAVYRQHRPMVERSIAWLTRGNRRVPYRGVVKNNAWLHHRSAALNLRRLLALGLTHQDGAWALT; the protein is encoded by the coding sequence ATGCAGGGTGAGGCTGACCGGCAGCGTGATCTGCTGGATGTGGAGTCGTTGGCGGGGCATCTGTTGCCGGCTGGGAGCGTGTTCGCGTTCTTGGCTGAGCACCGCGATGCGTTGTTCCCGCCGGAGCTGTTCACGGACTTGTTCCCCTCGGGGCGGGGCCGCCCCTCGATCCCGCCCGAGGTCATCGCGTCGGTGTTGGTGTTGCAGTCGCTGCACGGGTACTCCGACCGTGAGGCGGTTGACGCGCTCACGTTCGACCTGCGGTGGAAAGCGGCGTGCGGGTACGCGGTCGACGCGTCCGGGTTCCACCCCTCGACGTTGACGTACTGGCGTAAGCAGCTCGCGGCCAGTGAGCGTCCGCAGCGGATCTTCGAGGTGGTGCGTGAGGTCATCACCGCCACAGGAGTCCTGGCCGGCAAGACGCGGCGAGCGTTGGACTCCACCGTGCTCGACGACGCGGTCGCCCGTCAGGACACGGTCACCCAGCTGATCGCGTCGATCCGCCGGGTCACCCGTGAGGTCGACGGTGCCCCGACGCTGGTGTCCGCACACTGCACCCGGTTGGCCGTGGTCACGGGCCAGGACTACACGGCCACGGGCAAGCCGCGGATCGCGTGGGACGACCACGACGCGCGTGAGGACCTGGTCACTGCCCTGGTCAACGACGCCGCGGCGTTGCTGGGCGCGCTCGACACCGACGCCATCGAGGCGGCGGGCGGGAAGCCAGCCGAGGCCATCGCGCTGCTGGCGCTGGTCGCCGGGCAGGACGTGGAACCCGCGCAAGGCTCCGACGGCACCGACGGGCGGTGGCGGATCGCCCGCAAGACCGCACCGGACCGGGTGATCTCCACGGTGGACCCCGACGCCCGGCACGCGCACAAGACGCGGCAGCGTCGCCAGGACGGGTTCAAGGCCCACGTCGTCATCGAGCCCGACACCGGGCTGATGACCAAGGTCGCACTGACCAAGACCAACGGGAGTCAAAACTCCGACGCCGCGGTCGGCGCCGACCTGGTCACCACCGACCCCACCCTGGCCGACGCCACCGACGTGCAGGTCCTGGGTGACTCCGCCTACGCCTCGGGGCCGATGCTCGCCACCCTCGCCGGGCGCAATTGGGAGCCGGTCGTCAAACCCTGGCCGTCGCGGCCCGCGGTCGAGGATGGTTTCACCTTGGACGACTTCACCCACGACAGCGCGGCCGCCACGTTGACCTGCCCGGCCGGGATCACCCGGCGGGTCAGCACTAAAGGCACCGCCACCTTTGGTGCTGCCTGCAGTAGCTGCCCGCTACGTGCCAGATGCACCACCGCCGCAACCGGCCGCAAAGTCAGCCTCGGCGAGCACCATCAGCTCCAACGCGAGCACCGGGCACGCGCTGAGCATCCCGACTTCCAAGCCGTGTACCGCCAGCATCGGCCGATGGTCGAACGCTCCATCGCGTGGCTTACCCGCGGCAACCGGCGCGTGCCCTACCGCGGCGTGGTCAAGAACAACGCCTGGCTGCATCACCGCTCCGCCGCGCTCAACCTGCGCCGCCTTCTCGCGCTCGGGCTGACCCACCAGGACGGGGCCTGGGCGCTGACCTGA
- a CDS encoding PHP domain-containing protein: MLIDLHTHSIASDGTEPPAVVVGQAVAAGLDVVALTDHDTTLGWDEATAAARRHGIRLVPGIEVSCSRRHQSIHLLAFLPDPTHPDLVAELERARHSRDTRLDAMVAKMAADGIPVTIEQVRSQVEPGATPGRPHIADALVASGVVGHRDEAFARWLGGRSPYYVEHYAPDPVRAVEIVRAAGGVPVIAHPRSVNRGRVVADVLIEEMAAAGLAGIEVDHRDHPADAVAHLADLARALGLVITGSSDYHGTGKLNRIGEHTTSPAALEVIEALGTGTPVVTP, from the coding sequence GTGCTCATCGACCTCCACACCCACTCCATCGCGAGCGACGGCACCGAGCCGCCCGCGGTCGTCGTGGGGCAGGCGGTCGCTGCCGGGCTGGACGTCGTGGCGCTCACCGACCACGACACGACGCTGGGCTGGGACGAGGCGACGGCTGCGGCGCGGCGCCACGGCATCCGGCTGGTTCCCGGCATCGAGGTCTCGTGCAGCCGACGTCACCAGAGCATCCACCTGCTCGCCTTCCTGCCCGACCCGACGCACCCCGACCTCGTTGCCGAGCTCGAACGGGCCCGGCACAGCCGCGACACCAGGCTCGACGCGATGGTCGCGAAGATGGCGGCCGACGGCATCCCGGTCACGATCGAGCAGGTCCGTTCGCAGGTGGAACCCGGTGCCACTCCCGGCCGCCCGCACATCGCCGACGCGCTCGTGGCCTCCGGGGTCGTCGGGCACCGCGATGAGGCGTTCGCGCGCTGGCTGGGTGGACGCAGCCCCTACTACGTGGAGCACTACGCTCCCGACCCGGTGCGAGCCGTCGAGATCGTGCGCGCGGCTGGTGGCGTGCCCGTCATCGCCCACCCGCGCTCGGTGAACCGGGGCCGGGTCGTCGCCGACGTGCTCATCGAGGAGATGGCCGCAGCGGGACTGGCAGGGATCGAGGTGGACCACCGCGACCACCCCGCGGATGCCGTGGCGCACCTCGCGGACCTCGCGCGGGCGCTCGGGTTGGTCATCACCGGGTCCAGCGACTACCACGGCACCGGCAAGCTCAACCGGATCGGCGAGCACACGACGTCACCGGCTGCCCTGGAGGTCATCGAGGCCCTGGGCACGGGGACGCCCGTCGTGACCCCCTAG
- a CDS encoding MaoC family dehydratase, with protein sequence MGCAACTLGGWQPKPASRSRSDVVQFGRSYEEFEVGATYKHWPGKTVTEYDDHLFCLLTMNHHPLHLDTNYAQETTQFGQNVVVGNYVYSILLGMSVPDISGKAIANLEIESLRHVAPTFHGDTLYGETTVLDKWESTSKDDRGVVHVETIGYKQDGTIVCIFRRKVMVPKENYLQERGGEQPGRPTPVPDKNWPGPVSPA encoded by the coding sequence ATGGGGTGTGCCGCGTGCACGCTGGGAGGATGGCAGCCCAAGCCCGCCAGCAGGTCAAGGAGTGACGTCGTGCAGTTCGGTCGCAGCTACGAGGAGTTCGAGGTCGGTGCCACCTACAAGCACTGGCCCGGCAAGACGGTCACCGAGTACGACGACCACCTGTTCTGCCTGCTCACGATGAACCACCACCCCCTGCACCTGGACACCAACTACGCGCAGGAGACCACGCAGTTCGGTCAGAACGTCGTCGTCGGCAACTACGTGTACTCGATCCTGCTCGGCATGTCGGTGCCAGACATCAGCGGCAAGGCGATCGCCAACCTCGAGATCGAGAGCCTGCGCCACGTGGCGCCGACGTTCCACGGCGACACCCTCTACGGCGAGACCACCGTGCTCGACAAGTGGGAGAGCACGAGCAAGGACGACCGCGGCGTGGTGCACGTCGAGACCATCGGCTACAAGCAGGACGGCACGATCGTGTGCATCTTCCGGCGCAAGGTCATGGTGCCCAAGGAGAACTACCTACAGGAGCGCGGCGGCGAACAGCCCGGCCGCCCCACACCGGTCCCGGACAAGAACTGGCCGGGACCGGTGTCCCCCGCCTGA
- the glpK gene encoding glycerol kinase GlpK, translating to MTDFVGAIDQGTTSTRFIVFDHDGMPVASHQLEHEQVLPRAGWVEHNPLEIWERTQAVIGSALTTAGLATSDLAAIGVTNQRETAIIWDRRTGRPYYNAVVWQDTRTDSIAKALDADGRGDVIRRKAGLPPATYFSAGKVQWLLENVEGLRAAAERGDALFGTPDTWVVWNLTGGPDGGIHATDVTNASRTMLMDLTTLDWDDELLGFFGIPRAMLPTIHSSSDATAYGMTTVDRSGAAGVRITGVLGDQQAATVGQVCFAPGEAKNTYGTGNFLLLNTGEELVRSSNGLLSTVAYRFGDAKPVYALEGSIAVTGSAVQWLRDQLGIISGASEVEPLAASVPDTGGVYFVPAFSGLFAPYWRSDARGAIVGLSRFNTNAHVARATLEAICYQSRDVVDAMAADSGVTLTTLKVDGGITANNLCMQLQANILGVPVSKPVVPETTALGAAYAAGLATGFWSGTDELRANWAQAQRWEPQWTDAQRRDGYAGWRKAVERTLGWVDVE from the coding sequence ATGACTGACTTCGTCGGCGCAATCGACCAGGGCACGACGAGCACGCGGTTCATCGTCTTCGACCACGACGGGATGCCGGTGGCGAGCCACCAGCTCGAGCACGAGCAGGTCCTCCCCCGCGCCGGGTGGGTCGAACACAACCCCCTGGAGATCTGGGAGCGCACGCAGGCCGTCATCGGCAGCGCCCTGACCACTGCCGGCCTGGCCACGAGCGACCTCGCCGCGATCGGGGTGACCAACCAGCGCGAGACCGCCATCATCTGGGATCGCCGGACGGGTCGCCCCTACTACAACGCCGTCGTCTGGCAGGACACCCGCACCGACTCGATCGCCAAGGCACTGGATGCCGATGGGCGTGGGGACGTCATCCGGCGCAAGGCCGGTCTGCCCCCAGCGACTTACTTCTCCGCGGGCAAGGTGCAGTGGCTGCTCGAGAACGTCGAGGGCCTGCGCGCCGCCGCCGAGCGGGGCGACGCCCTCTTCGGCACGCCCGACACCTGGGTCGTGTGGAACCTCACCGGCGGGCCGGACGGCGGCATCCACGCCACCGACGTCACGAACGCCAGCCGCACCATGCTCATGGACCTGACGACCCTGGACTGGGACGACGAGCTGCTCGGCTTCTTCGGCATCCCCCGGGCGATGCTGCCGACCATCCACAGCAGCAGCGACGCCACCGCCTACGGGATGACGACCGTGGACCGCAGTGGCGCGGCCGGGGTGCGGATCACCGGCGTCCTCGGCGACCAGCAGGCGGCGACCGTCGGTCAGGTGTGCTTCGCGCCGGGCGAAGCCAAGAACACCTACGGCACCGGCAACTTCCTGCTGCTCAACACCGGCGAGGAACTCGTGCGCAGCAGCAACGGCCTGCTGAGCACGGTGGCCTACCGCTTCGGCGACGCCAAGCCGGTGTACGCCCTCGAGGGGTCGATCGCGGTGACCGGCAGCGCCGTGCAGTGGCTGCGCGACCAGCTCGGCATCATCTCCGGCGCCTCCGAGGTCGAGCCCCTCGCGGCATCCGTGCCGGACACCGGCGGGGTCTACTTCGTCCCGGCGTTCAGTGGGCTGTTCGCCCCCTACTGGCGAAGCGATGCGCGCGGCGCCATCGTGGGCCTGTCACGCTTCAACACCAACGCCCACGTGGCAAGAGCCACCCTCGAGGCGATCTGCTACCAGTCTCGCGACGTCGTCGACGCGATGGCCGCCGACTCCGGGGTCACCCTCACCACCCTCAAGGTCGACGGGGGCATCACCGCCAACAACCTGTGCATGCAGCTGCAGGCCAACATCCTCGGTGTGCCGGTGTCCAAGCCGGTCGTGCCGGAGACCACGGCCCTCGGTGCCGCCTACGCTGCGGGGCTCGCGACCGGGTTCTGGTCGGGCACCGACGAACTGCGTGCCAACTGGGCCCAGGCGCAGCGGTGGGAACCTCAGTGGACCGACGCGCAGCGGCGCGACGGCTACGCCGGGTGGCGCAAGGCGGTCGAGCGGACCCTGGGCTGGGTCGACGTAGAGTGA
- a CDS encoding serine hydrolase, translating to MTSPPRPHDPRRVDLRRPRRPSPEVIARRRLVVGGGALLGVGALGLGVRELFSDDAAASPAMQTTTGPTTAPGSTGEPSGATASPSPSPTAGASGVPEGQASPVEAPKLANRLEEYLSGRSGRLGLEIVDLRRGQSFRHEASEGFCYSTIKVLVLTTVLRQAQEAGEELTERERDLARRMITRSDNGATETLLAQVGRDEVERVAGLVGMTKTQIDSGWWGFWRTVPGDLSLMVDAVLSSDRVLDGGRRTIARMLMADVVPQQRWGAFAPESRRVHVAAKNGWGPLPDGYRLNSTGWVSGADREYVLSILSRSTAGFSHGRRTINEVADICHRAMADGLA from the coding sequence ATGACGTCACCGCCCAGGCCCCACGACCCGCGACGGGTCGACCTCCGGCGACCGCGACGGCCCTCGCCCGAGGTCATCGCCCGGCGCCGGCTCGTCGTCGGTGGGGGCGCGCTCCTCGGGGTGGGGGCGCTGGGCCTCGGGGTTCGCGAGCTGTTCAGTGACGACGCCGCTGCATCCCCGGCGATGCAGACGACGACTGGGCCGACCACCGCACCAGGGTCGACCGGCGAACCCTCCGGTGCCACGGCATCCCCCTCGCCCAGCCCGACGGCGGGCGCCTCAGGCGTTCCCGAGGGCCAGGCCTCGCCGGTGGAGGCGCCGAAACTCGCCAACCGGCTCGAGGAGTACCTGTCGGGGCGCAGCGGGCGACTGGGCCTGGAGATCGTGGACCTGCGCCGCGGGCAGAGCTTTCGCCACGAGGCGAGCGAGGGGTTCTGCTACAGCACCATCAAGGTGCTGGTGCTCACCACGGTGCTCCGCCAGGCGCAGGAGGCCGGTGAAGAGCTCACCGAGCGCGAGCGCGACCTCGCGAGGCGGATGATCACCCGCAGCGACAACGGGGCGACCGAGACCCTGCTCGCCCAGGTGGGGCGCGATGAGGTCGAGCGGGTCGCCGGGCTCGTCGGGATGACGAAGACCCAGATCGACTCGGGGTGGTGGGGCTTCTGGCGAACCGTCCCCGGAGACCTGTCGCTCATGGTGGATGCCGTGTTGTCCTCTGATCGGGTGCTCGACGGGGGCCGTCGCACGATCGCCCGGATGCTCATGGCCGATGTGGTGCCCCAGCAGCGGTGGGGCGCCTTCGCCCCGGAGTCGCGACGCGTGCACGTGGCGGCCAAGAACGGCTGGGGACCCCTGCCCGACGGCTATCGCCTGAACTCGACAGGGTGGGTGAGTGGCGCGGACCGGGAGTACGTGCTGAGCATCCTGTCGCGAAGCACTGCCGGGTTCAGCCACGGTCGGCGCACCATCAACGAGGTCGCCGACATCTGTCATCGGGCGATGGCAGACGGCCTCGCCTGA
- a CDS encoding DUF2332 domain-containing protein, whose translation MGQDVGGVAGGTLADRFRAHFGPEDHLYAALLARMADDWEAGGVTREIFDGWQDAPAQLMPHLRMLAGLFRIVLRGEAPQLEGFYPALGGALDPRDAWDAVRPALQAHRDELRSSLDVAPQTNEPARTLALLVGVSEALRRRGLHRVRLLEPGASGGLGLLVDRYRFVGEGWSAGPVDAGLVVPDCGAPGFRPETFEVVDRRGCDLAPVDTAAAEGGVYLTSFVWPWQRERHARLAAALAVAREHPVVVDRAPASQWVAERLAEPVPDGVLTVVWHSVTRMYWPADETAAVQDAVRAARGRMPLAHVAFEHDWAAAAGSGTPGLPRVELDGEVLGVGDHHGPPVRLSR comes from the coding sequence ATGGGTCAGGACGTCGGCGGGGTCGCGGGTGGGACGCTCGCCGACCGCTTCCGCGCGCACTTCGGCCCTGAGGACCACCTCTACGCGGCGCTCCTCGCACGGATGGCCGACGACTGGGAGGCCGGCGGAGTCACCCGCGAGATCTTCGACGGCTGGCAGGACGCACCGGCGCAGCTGATGCCGCACCTGCGGATGCTCGCCGGGCTCTTCAGGATCGTCCTGCGGGGCGAGGCCCCGCAGCTCGAGGGGTTCTACCCCGCGCTGGGTGGCGCCCTCGACCCCCGCGACGCGTGGGATGCCGTGCGGCCGGCGCTGCAGGCGCACCGTGACGAGCTGCGCTCCAGCCTGGACGTGGCCCCGCAGACCAACGAACCGGCCCGCACCCTGGCCCTGCTCGTCGGGGTGTCCGAGGCGTTGCGCCGACGCGGGCTGCACCGGGTCCGGCTCCTCGAACCCGGTGCCTCCGGAGGTCTCGGGCTGCTCGTGGACCGCTACCGCTTCGTCGGTGAGGGGTGGTCGGCGGGCCCGGTCGACGCGGGCCTGGTGGTGCCGGACTGCGGTGCACCGGGGTTCCGGCCGGAGACCTTCGAGGTCGTCGACCGCCGGGGGTGCGATCTGGCCCCGGTCGACACGGCGGCGGCCGAGGGGGGCGTCTACCTGACCTCCTTCGTGTGGCCGTGGCAGCGTGAGCGCCACGCACGACTCGCGGCGGCTCTCGCGGTCGCGAGGGAGCACCCTGTCGTGGTCGACCGGGCTCCGGCCTCGCAGTGGGTGGCCGAGCGGCTCGCCGAACCGGTGCCCGACGGCGTCCTCACGGTGGTGTGGCACTCCGTCACCCGGATGTACTGGCCTGCCGATGAGACCGCCGCCGTGCAGGACGCGGTCCGGGCGGCGCGAGGGCGGATGCCGCTCGCCCACGTCGCGTTCGAGCACGACTGGGCGGCGGCCGCGGGGAGCGGAACGCCCGGGCTTCCCCGGGTCGAGCTCGACGGGGAGGTCCTGGGCGTCGGGGACCACCACGGCCCGCCCGTACGCTTGTCCCGATGA
- a CDS encoding aminopeptidase P family protein: MSEEQQQADNRARATTDEFRAFVRDGWAPRRPTVTGPSPAAAPAAAHRALVSAAYPRQRLIIPAGGLKVRSNDCDYVFRPHTAFAWLTGLGADREPDAVLVLDPVIGADGTDGGHDAVLYFRPLADRDSDEFFADSRYGEFWVGARPSIADIELELGLTARHVDEFAAAASKDAGEITVRVVRDADLALTARLDAARVENGAEQEGLKESDDALAHDISHLRMCKDDYEIEQMRAAVAATHHGFDAMVSQLAVAAEAGRGERWLEGTFALHARHRGNGVGYDSICAAGDHANTLHWIKNTGEVREGDLVLIDAGVEVDSLFTADVTRTFPVSGTFTDAQREIYDAVYAAQEAGIAAVKPGNTFSDVHAAAIRVIAEHLHAWGLLPDGVSVEDTLDKEHGQYHRRWMVHGTSHHLGLDVHDCALATREEYMDAELRPGMVLTVEPGLYFKADDLLAPERFRGTGVRIEDDVLVTQDGCENLSAGMPRTSADVEAWIARLRP; this comes from the coding sequence GTGAGCGAGGAACAGCAGCAGGCAGACAACCGCGCCCGGGCGACGACCGATGAGTTCCGGGCCTTCGTGCGTGACGGGTGGGCACCACGGCGCCCCACCGTGACCGGGCCGAGCCCCGCGGCGGCCCCGGCTGCAGCACACCGGGCACTGGTCAGCGCCGCGTACCCCCGCCAGCGGCTGATCATCCCGGCCGGTGGCCTGAAGGTGCGCAGCAACGACTGCGACTACGTCTTCCGTCCGCACACGGCCTTCGCCTGGCTCACCGGGCTCGGCGCCGACCGTGAGCCCGATGCCGTCCTCGTCCTCGATCCCGTGATCGGCGCCGACGGCACCGACGGCGGTCACGACGCGGTCCTGTACTTCCGGCCCCTCGCCGACCGCGACAGCGACGAGTTCTTCGCCGACTCGCGCTACGGAGAGTTCTGGGTCGGCGCCCGGCCCTCCATCGCCGACATCGAGCTCGAGCTGGGCCTGACGGCCCGCCACGTCGACGAGTTCGCCGCGGCGGCATCCAAGGATGCCGGTGAGATCACCGTGCGCGTCGTGCGCGACGCCGACCTCGCTCTCACGGCACGGCTGGATGCCGCCCGCGTCGAGAACGGAGCGGAGCAGGAGGGCCTGAAGGAGAGCGACGACGCGCTCGCCCACGACATCTCGCACCTGCGGATGTGCAAGGACGACTACGAGATCGAGCAGATGCGCGCCGCGGTCGCCGCGACGCACCACGGCTTCGACGCAATGGTCTCCCAGCTCGCCGTGGCGGCCGAGGCAGGTCGGGGTGAGCGGTGGCTCGAGGGCACCTTCGCGCTGCACGCTCGCCACCGCGGCAACGGCGTCGGCTACGACAGCATCTGCGCGGCCGGAGACCACGCGAACACGCTGCACTGGATCAAGAACACCGGTGAGGTCCGCGAGGGCGACCTCGTGCTCATCGACGCCGGCGTCGAGGTCGACTCGCTGTTCACGGCTGACGTCACCCGCACCTTCCCGGTCTCCGGGACGTTCACCGACGCCCAGCGCGAGATCTACGACGCCGTGTACGCCGCCCAGGAGGCCGGCATCGCCGCGGTCAAGCCCGGCAACACGTTCTCCGACGTCCACGCGGCCGCGATCCGCGTCATCGCCGAACACCTGCACGCGTGGGGGCTGCTCCCCGATGGCGTCTCGGTCGAGGACACCCTGGACAAGGAGCACGGGCAGTACCACCGCCGCTGGATGGTGCACGGCACCTCGCACCACCTGGGCCTCGACGTGCACGACTGTGCCCTCGCGACGCGTGAGGAGTACATGGACGCCGAGCTTCGCCCGGGCATGGTGCTCACCGTCGAGCCGGGCCTGTACTTCAAGGCCGACGACCTGCTCGCACCCGAGCGGTTCCGCGGCACCGGCGTGCGCATCGAGGACGACGTCCTCGTCACGCAGGACGGCTGCGAGAACCTCTCGGCGGGGATGCCGCGCACCTCCGCCGACGTCGAGGCCTGGATCGCGCGCCTGCGTCCCTGA